The proteins below come from a single Pleuronectes platessa chromosome 1, fPlePla1.1, whole genome shotgun sequence genomic window:
- the LOC128443702 gene encoding putative nuclease HARBI1 isoform X1 — MACPFIEEPVDVEAQILRRHLHRERIIRPRLDVLSFPDEYLFERFRFSASSIIYINDILSPHIAHMTHRGHALSSEQILCIALRFFANGSFLYNVGDAEHVSKATVCRAVRNVTLALKRLLCTFVVFPSHRPTRLLKEEFHRIAGFPGVIGCIDGTHIPIIAPSINEGDYVNRKSVHSINVQIICDGAHMINNVEAKWPGSVHDSRMFRESTLSARFAGVEFDGYLLGDRGYPCQRYLLTPYPDPEPGPQRHYNLAHCRTRARVEMTIGILKARFQCLRRLRVTPERACDIIVACVVLHNIATIRGEQCPTLSPCDPGINHTPPADTRDGRAVRDMICVNHF, encoded by the exons ATGGCGTGTCCTTTTATTGAAGAGCCAGTTGATGTCGAGGCGCAGATACTCCGCAGACATCTCCACCGGGAGAGGATTATTAGACCCCGATTGGATGTTTTATCATTCCCTGATGAGTATCTGTTTGAGCGTTTCCGTTTCTCTGCATcatctataatttatataaacgaTATTCTCAGCCCTCACATCGCTCACATGACGCATCGTGGACATGCTCTCAGTTCCGAGCAAATTCTTTGTATTGCACTTCGTTTTTTTGCCAACGGCAGTTTTTTGTATAACGTCGGTGATGCAGAGCATGTGTCCAAGGCAACTGTCTGTCGGGCTGTCCGAAATGTGACACTTGCACTGAAACGGCTACTATGCACGTTTGTAGTGTTCCCAAGTCACAGACCCACCAGACTTCTCAAAGAAGAGTTCCACAGAATTGCAG ggTTTCCAGGTGTGATTGGCTGCATAGATGGCACTCACATTCCTATCATCGCTCCTTCAATAAATGAAGGAGATTATGTGAATaggaaatctgtccacagcATTAATGTGCAG ATCATATGTGATGGAGCCCACATGATTAACAATGTGGAAGCGAAGTGGCCTGGGTCTGTGCATGACTCACGAATGTTTCGTGAGTCGACACTGAGTGCCAGATTTGCCGGTg TAGAGTTCGATGGTTACCTACTCGGAGACAGAGGGTACCCCTGCCAGCGCTATCTGCTGACCCCTTACCCTGACCCTGAGCCTGGCCCACAGCGACACTACAACTTGGCTCACTGCAGGACACGAGCCAGAGTGGAGATGACCATCGGGATACTCAAGGCCCGGTTCCAGTGCCTTCGTAGGCTCAGGGTCACCCCAGAGAGAGCTTGTGACATTATAGTGGCATGTGTGGTTCTCCACAACATTGCCACTATTAGAGGAGAACAATGTCCTACTCTTTCCCCCTGTGATCCAGGTATTAATCATACCCCCCCTGCTGATACACGAGATGGAAGAGCTGTTAGAGACATGATATGTGTCAATCATTTCTAA
- the LOC128443702 gene encoding putative nuclease HARBI1 isoform X2, translated as MACPFIEEPVDVEAQILRRHLHRERIIRPRLDVLSFPDEYLFERFRFSASSIIYINDILSPHIAHMTHRGHALSSEQILCIALRFFANGSFLYNVGDAEHVSKATVCRAVRNVTLALKRLLCTFVVFPSHRPTRLLKEEFHRIAGFPGVIGCIDGTHIPIIAPSINEGDYVNRKSVHSINVQIICDGAHMINNVEAKWPGSVHDSRMFRESTLSARFAGEFDGYLLGDRGYPCQRYLLTPYPDPEPGPQRHYNLAHCRTRARVEMTIGILKARFQCLRRLRVTPERACDIIVACVVLHNIATIRGEQCPTLSPCDPGINHTPPADTRDGRAVRDMICVNHF; from the exons ATGGCGTGTCCTTTTATTGAAGAGCCAGTTGATGTCGAGGCGCAGATACTCCGCAGACATCTCCACCGGGAGAGGATTATTAGACCCCGATTGGATGTTTTATCATTCCCTGATGAGTATCTGTTTGAGCGTTTCCGTTTCTCTGCATcatctataatttatataaacgaTATTCTCAGCCCTCACATCGCTCACATGACGCATCGTGGACATGCTCTCAGTTCCGAGCAAATTCTTTGTATTGCACTTCGTTTTTTTGCCAACGGCAGTTTTTTGTATAACGTCGGTGATGCAGAGCATGTGTCCAAGGCAACTGTCTGTCGGGCTGTCCGAAATGTGACACTTGCACTGAAACGGCTACTATGCACGTTTGTAGTGTTCCCAAGTCACAGACCCACCAGACTTCTCAAAGAAGAGTTCCACAGAATTGCAG ggTTTCCAGGTGTGATTGGCTGCATAGATGGCACTCACATTCCTATCATCGCTCCTTCAATAAATGAAGGAGATTATGTGAATaggaaatctgtccacagcATTAATGTGCAG ATCATATGTGATGGAGCCCACATGATTAACAATGTGGAAGCGAAGTGGCCTGGGTCTGTGCATGACTCACGAATGTTTCGTGAGTCGACACTGAGTGCCAGATTTGCCGGTg AGTTCGATGGTTACCTACTCGGAGACAGAGGGTACCCCTGCCAGCGCTATCTGCTGACCCCTTACCCTGACCCTGAGCCTGGCCCACAGCGACACTACAACTTGGCTCACTGCAGGACACGAGCCAGAGTGGAGATGACCATCGGGATACTCAAGGCCCGGTTCCAGTGCCTTCGTAGGCTCAGGGTCACCCCAGAGAGAGCTTGTGACATTATAGTGGCATGTGTGGTTCTCCACAACATTGCCACTATTAGAGGAGAACAATGTCCTACTCTTTCCCCCTGTGATCCAGGTATTAATCATACCCCCCCTGCTGATACACGAGATGGAAGAGCTGTTAGAGACATGATATGTGTCAATCATTTCTAA
- the LOC128443728 gene encoding uncharacterized protein LOC128443728 isoform X2 — MATSGKQPRSSYFSPVELEILMTAYAESEHIFLKRSNTVAAAKARDLAWQEIADRVNACNPTGTKRTWQQLKMKYKNVVQTANRKKAEARKTGGGPPPPPLTEAEKMALSQNSGRPIAEGISGGSSSDPPTPQVTGAYIRVTDGVICLVEPSAITDLHAVEDDEETLSAATEREDAERPAESHAGNYNGEEGPSTSTAQLTSLPVKQLYKVYLESQINKSHLEMEHIRLQITKTEKEIQLLDHQLKEIKKTS; from the exons atggcaacaagtGGTAAACAGCCTCGATCCTCCTACTTCTCCCCAGTGGAGTTGGAAATATTAATGACTGCGTATGCAGAAAGTgagcatatatttttaaaaagaagcaatactgtggcagcagcaaaagCGCGGGATCTTGCGTGGCAGGAAATTGCTGACCGAGTCAATGC GTGCAACCCAACAGGCACCAAACGGACTTGGCAGCAGctaaagatgaaatataaaaatgtagttCAAACAG CCAACAGAAAAAAGGCTGAGGCCCGCAAAACAGGTGgcggtccaccaccaccacctctcacagaggctgaaaagatggCCCTCAGTCAGAACAGTGGACGACCCATTGCTGAGGGCATCTCTGGGGGGAGTTCATCGGACCCACCCACGCCCCAGGTCACAGGGGCCTACATAAGAG TTACTGATGGTGTAATCTGTCTCGTTGAGCCTTCTGCCATAACAGACCTCCATGCTGTT gaggatgatgaagaaaccttatcagctgccacagagagggaagatgcagagaggcctgctgaa aGCCATGCTGGAAATTACAATGGGGAAGAAGGTCCATCAACctccacagcacagcttaccTCA CTCcctgtgaaacaactttacaaggtatatttagaatctcaaataaacaaatcacaccTAGAAATGGAGCACATAAGGCTGCAGATcaccaaaacagaaaaggaaatacaacTGCTGGACCATCAGTTAAAG GAAATAAAGAAGACCTCATAA
- the LOC128443728 gene encoding uncharacterized protein LOC128443728 isoform X3: MIHHGNKWCNPTGTKRTWQQLKMKYKNVVQTANRKKAEARKTGGGPPPPPLTEAEKMALSQNSGRPIAEGISGGSSSDPPTPQVTGAYIRVTDGVICLVEPSAITDLHAVEDDEETLSAATEREDAERPAESHAGNYNGEEGPSTSTAQLTSLPVKQLYKVYLESQINKSHLEMEHIRLQITKTEKEIQLLDHQLKVGDVPTGGCFLIVSTTKD; the protein is encoded by the exons ATGattcaccatggcaacaagtG GTGCAACCCAACAGGCACCAAACGGACTTGGCAGCAGctaaagatgaaatataaaaatgtagttCAAACAG CCAACAGAAAAAAGGCTGAGGCCCGCAAAACAGGTGgcggtccaccaccaccacctctcacagaggctgaaaagatggCCCTCAGTCAGAACAGTGGACGACCCATTGCTGAGGGCATCTCTGGGGGGAGTTCATCGGACCCACCCACGCCCCAGGTCACAGGGGCCTACATAAGAG TTACTGATGGTGTAATCTGTCTCGTTGAGCCTTCTGCCATAACAGACCTCCATGCTGTT gaggatgatgaagaaaccttatcagctgccacagagagggaagatgcagagaggcctgctgaa aGCCATGCTGGAAATTACAATGGGGAAGAAGGTCCATCAACctccacagcacagcttaccTCA CTCcctgtgaaacaactttacaaggtatatttagaatctcaaataaacaaatcacaccTAGAAATGGAGCACATAAGGCTGCAGATcaccaaaacagaaaaggaaatacaacTGCTGGACCATCAGTTAAAGGTGGGTGACGTGCCCACAGgtggatgttttttaattgtttcaacaACAAAGGATTAA
- the LOC128443728 gene encoding uncharacterized protein LOC128443728 isoform X1, with translation MATSGKQPRSSYFSPVELEILMTAYAESEHIFLKRSNTVAAAKARDLAWQEIADRVNACNPTGTKRTWQQLKMKYKNVVQTANRKKAEARKTGGGPPPPPLTEAEKMALSQNSGRPIAEGISGGSSSDPPTPQVTGAYIRVTDGVICLVEPSAITDLHAVEDDEETLSAATEREDAERPAESHAGNYNGEEGPSTSTAQLTSLPVKQLYKVYLESQINKSHLEMEHIRLQITKTEKEIQLLDHQLKVGDVPTGGCFLIVSTTKD, from the exons atggcaacaagtGGTAAACAGCCTCGATCCTCCTACTTCTCCCCAGTGGAGTTGGAAATATTAATGACTGCGTATGCAGAAAGTgagcatatatttttaaaaagaagcaatactgtggcagcagcaaaagCGCGGGATCTTGCGTGGCAGGAAATTGCTGACCGAGTCAATGC GTGCAACCCAACAGGCACCAAACGGACTTGGCAGCAGctaaagatgaaatataaaaatgtagttCAAACAG CCAACAGAAAAAAGGCTGAGGCCCGCAAAACAGGTGgcggtccaccaccaccacctctcacagaggctgaaaagatggCCCTCAGTCAGAACAGTGGACGACCCATTGCTGAGGGCATCTCTGGGGGGAGTTCATCGGACCCACCCACGCCCCAGGTCACAGGGGCCTACATAAGAG TTACTGATGGTGTAATCTGTCTCGTTGAGCCTTCTGCCATAACAGACCTCCATGCTGTT gaggatgatgaagaaaccttatcagctgccacagagagggaagatgcagagaggcctgctgaa aGCCATGCTGGAAATTACAATGGGGAAGAAGGTCCATCAACctccacagcacagcttaccTCA CTCcctgtgaaacaactttacaaggtatatttagaatctcaaataaacaaatcacaccTAGAAATGGAGCACATAAGGCTGCAGATcaccaaaacagaaaaggaaatacaacTGCTGGACCATCAGTTAAAGGTGGGTGACGTGCCCACAGgtggatgttttttaattgtttcaacaACAAAGGATTAA